Below is a genomic region from Castanea sativa cultivar Marrone di Chiusa Pesio chromosome 2, ASM4071231v1.
TTGTAATCTCAAGAATATTCTACATGACAAGATTCACAGCATGCATTTGAATTAGATGCTTTAAGATTCATAAGATCACATACAAATTATAACAACAGCAACTCTGAACAAATACTCAGCTCTGGGGATCAGTAGAAAGAAGACTAAACATCACCAGGTCTATAGTTTTCCCCTTCACAGTCATATACTTCCTTAGAACACCTTCCCTCTGGAACCCAGCCTTTTCTAACACCCTCTGGGATGACACATTTTCAACAAGAACTAGAGCTTGAAGTCTCTCTAAGTTTGGCCACTCACTAAATATAGTATTAGCCACCAGCTTAACTGCTTTAGTTGCAATTCCTTTGCCCCAGTACTTGTAGCCCAAAGCATAGCCAAGTTCACCTCTGCACTCATCATTGCCTATATTTCTGGTCACTGAAATGGCACCAATGGGCTGGCCATTAAGGCAAATTGCCCTGAACCATGGGTGAGGAATAACCTTATTTTTGATAAAGTCTAGTGCATCTGCTTTGCTAGTGTAAGCATCCCATGTGCAAAAACGAGCCACTTTATCATCTGTAGCCCACACCATGAAAGCATCTATGTCAGAAAGATCCAATGGCCGAAGAGTGATCTCAGTGAATTCATTTCCACCTACTTCCATTGTTACTACTTGATAATGATTGTGTTTTAGCAATGGTTTGTATGAATTTGAGCCTTGTTGAAAGAAATGAGGTACAAAGGAAGGACTCACTTGGAAAGTGGAAAAGGGTATTGGCCTTTTATGTACTTAGAGAATGAGTGAATGAGGCACACGCAGTTCTCTGGAAACAAAGGATATGCAAATCAAGACCTTAATTCCCTAAGGGTCAATTCTACATTATTACTTGCACTGGTGAGCAAATAGTGGTTTGTACTACAAGATAGGTGATGTAGAACCGACAACATAATCTTTCATTGAGTAAAGAGAGCATCAGAATAATGTATTGTctatttttaatacttttttaaatgctttttttatttccatTATGACTTTTAAATTAAAGTTTAGAATAATGTATTGTCTATTTTGGGACGTCTCCTAGAAATATTAGTATTTAGCATGTTTTTTAGCTGCCCTAGGGTTTCCTTTACTACTTAAACACATTGTAGCCTACAAGACAATTCAGACTTTTGTTCCTTTATTTTCTGGTAGACTCTAGACTATCTCTCTTTGTGGATTGGAAGAGCAGTTATTTTCTTGAAGTAAACACGTTTGGCTTCTTGTGGCTTTTGCTCAATTCAATAGATAACCTCATGCTGCAATTATAGCCGCCTTAGTTGATTACTTTACCATGTCAAGAAGTTTTGGTGACAACCAAAGCATAATATGAGTAACTGACCCTAGATGCTGATCTGTCTTTGGTACAAGGTATGAGACCAGATACACTAGTCGTGGTTATTTTTAAGGGATTATACACACCCAAAGAAAATAGTCTAAACCACTCACATTAACCAGAACAATGCTTCCCATTTTGTGCGCAAGTATGGATATATCCTTGTGATGTGAAGAAAAATAAACGTCTTTgctgttataaaaaaaaaatgtcgtgGTTGAAAgctgaaacaaaaataaaataggattCTTCACATAGAACACATAAGATTCAAAGCAAGAAAAAATGAGAGACGGAATAGATTGTTTTGGCAACAGAGACCATTTTCACAATGAAATTTATGAGTGGTAATTTATGCAATTTGAAAACCCACACATTCttaacatttaattttttttagttcctgAAGTTTAGAATTTAACCTTATCACCCGAAATCAATAGGGCATCTATGTCATATTTTGTGACGCTCCAAAAATCATAAGCAATAAAGTtctatttaatttgaaaaatccataaaaatattaaataaaagaatccaacaacctaaaaatttcatctcaaatgtcagagctctaatccaccaaaaattaaaatatcctCAAAAAATTCTACAATACAATGtttaatatcataaaaataaaaataaaatcttcagtcccacaaaataatttgtaactgcTGACTTCCAGGAATCTCTACTCCAATAATCTATCTAATGTATCTGTAAGGGGAAATAAAGGGGAGTGAGATAATTCAATAAGTGGAATTCACTAACATTGGGGTGTGGGAAcaacctttaaaaaataattcttacaaaCAATTCATTACTCATacctcatcaatattttatcattaaacatttcatataaaagaaataataatctttatatagtgAGCCATtatagtgtgtatatatatatatatatatatcgataccatcacaaacacaattttCTAGGTTTTACTCGTGGTCAACGTTTACACCCCATTGACAGGGTTGTGCTATCCCATTTTCTAGGACTGGAACCTCCTTTTCATTCCCTTTCTTAAGGATGGTTCCTTTGGAACCTAAAAGTgcactcccttgctaaggagtTTCATTTTTGGATCCTCAATAGTATACTACCTTGCTAAGGAGCTACCAAATGTGCACCGTCTCCTTTTCTGGGACCGTCCCTTGCTAAAGACTAGCTGCAGTATAATTGTTCATTGCTAAAGACTAACACAATACTAAGCTTTTTAATCACTACTtgccataggttttcaaaacatattcaagacGCTCACATATATAATCTattcataattctcaaaatataaatatatattcacacatacaagttgaaataaatttaggttgtcccacatgtttttcataaaatgaatattcAACGTGCATATCAAGCATTTATAAagtatcaatttatatataatatcaacatatttatttgatatagaatagtttaataatcaaaCACTGTTTTGGGAAAACTCCCAAAATTAGCAAATACCACTTACCtcttagttgcaaaaataaaggaaatcaaCTTCCCTTGAATCACAACAAATCTATAGAATTAGAACCTACCAACACCAAAAATAAGTTCATCAATACACAATTTCCcacttaaaaatctattttcacaCTTAAACGGTTTTATCCTAGACAAAATTGTTATATCCAAAATCATCTATTTATTCACTTAACTATCCAATTTAATATTGGAAGCCACATATAGCCTTAATTTATCCATCTAGTTGCTTAGCATTTCCACTTGATGCTGCTAGTTATTGGctctaatattatatatatacatcaagTGGGATATCTATTGACcctaacattatatatatatatatatatattcaatctaACATGGCTCCCACGTACAAGCCTTAATTCATTCATCTAGTTGCCTATTCCCCCATTAAAACTGCTGgacaaattttagaaaacaataaaaGGGTGATAGTTGATTTGGTTAACCATGGAGGCTATGTGTAAAAACATATTAACACAAGCACCCTTATCCCTTTAACATAGTCACAAAGTCCAAGCCTATTACTCCATTTGTTCAATTTCAAAGTCTATGGTGACCATAcggctatatatatacaattccTACTACAATAATCATCATGGTCTGCTAGAGAAGCCAAAACTCCATTTTAAAAGCTTTAAATCttcatagtaaaaaattattatacatatatCTATTCAATCAAATATAGGAAGCCATATAGAAGCCTTAACTATCAGTCTAGTAGCCTATAATTCCCATGATGCCGTTGGACTTGTTTTAGCTTATAACAAAAAGGTGATGGTTGATTCAGTCAACAATGGAGGCTGCACCCTTTTCTATTAGTATAGAGATAGTCTAGATTCATAACAATTTCTACCTATGACTATTCCAACTTCTTAAATCTAGAGCATTAGAAAATCATACCTGTAGACTCCAACTCAACACCACAGTGAAGAAAGCAGAGTTCAATAGTCGgctaaagaaaaaggaaataaacgTGTGACCAAAGAGGAAGAAAGctagggttttatttatttaatttgtttttaaagctTAACAaggcccatatatatatataattatgtcACCTCACTTGAGCTTCATAT
It encodes:
- the LOC142624215 gene encoding uncharacterized protein LOC142624215 — protein: MEVGGNEFTEITLRPLDLSDIDAFMVWATDDKVARFCTWDAYTSKADALDFIKNKVIPHPWFRAICLNGQPIGAISVTRNIGNDECRGELGYALGYKYWGKGIATKAVKLVANTIFSEWPNLERLQALVLVENVSSQRVLEKAGFQREGVLRKYMTVKGKTIDLVMFSLLSTDPQS